The Streptomyces halobius genomic interval TCACTGCGGTGCGGACTGCGCTTCGTCAGGGAGAACGTACTTCGCCGCGATGGCCTTCGCGGTGTCCGAGTCGGGTCCGGGCTGCGGCACGAAGACCGCCTCCCGGTAGTAGCGCAATTCCGCGATGGATTCACGGATATCGGCCAGCGCCCGGTGGTTGCCGTTCTTGTCCGGACTGTTGAAGTAGGCCCGCGGGAACCAGCGCCGGGCGAGTTCCTTCACGGACGAGACATCGACGATCCGGTAGTGAAGATAGCTCTCCAGCATCGGCATGTCGCGCAGCAGGAAGCCGCGGTCCGTGCCGACGGAATTGCCGCACAGCGGTGCCCTGCCCGGCTCCGGCACATGCCGCCTGATGTACGCGAGCACCTGCGCCTCGGCGTCCTCCAGCGTCGTACCGTTGTCCAGCTCGTCGAGCAGGCCGGAAGCGGTGTGCATCTGGCGCACCACCTCCGGCATGGTGGTCAGTGCGTCGGCCGGGGGGCGGATCACCACATCCACCCCGTCGCCCAGCACATTCAGCTCGGAGTCGGTGACCAGCGCGGCCACCTCGATGAGTGCGTCATTCGCCAGCGAGAGTCCGGTCATCTCGCAGTCGATCCACACCATGCGATCGTTCATACGTCTCACCCTACGGGGCGCTCACGCTGACCGGGGAGCACGGGCCGTCCCGCACCACGGCCGACCGGGGCTTCCGGCAGCCGCGCGGCGAAGGCGTCCGCATGTGGTTTGCCCGCTTCGCCCGGATCGGCGGCCGCCAGGGCGGTCGCCGGACCATGGCCCACCACGGTCGCGGAGAACCGGTCCGGTCCGCCGGCGACCGGTGCCGGCCGGTCCCCGCGCTCCGGCCGCTCGGCCCGCTCCGGC includes:
- the orn gene encoding oligoribonuclease, which produces MNDRMVWIDCEMTGLSLANDALIEVAALVTDSELNVLGDGVDVVIRPPADALTTMPEVVRQMHTASGLLDELDNGTTLEDAEAQVLAYIRRHVPEPGRAPLCGNSVGTDRGFLLRDMPMLESYLHYRIVDVSSVKELARRWFPRAYFNSPDKNGNHRALADIRESIAELRYYREAVFVPQPGPDSDTAKAIAAKYVLPDEAQSAPQ